A single genomic interval of Gaiellales bacterium harbors:
- a CDS encoding response regulator transcription factor produces MSGGTRILVVDDERPIRRALEVTLAKAGYTVDTATDASDALTKAALTPPDLVILDLMLPDADGADVSRQLRDWLRAPILLISAVGEEGDKIRALDAGADDYLTKPFGIGELLARVRALLRRSEGAVSGEQVVSVGALSIDLPHRIVTAAGSEVHLTPTEFDLLKELALADGRPLTHKMLLRAVWGPGYAQEMQLLRTHMGRLRDKLEEHGVPRTSIETLTGVGYRLRG; encoded by the coding sequence ATGAGCGGCGGCACGCGGATCCTCGTGGTCGACGACGAACGGCCGATCCGCCGCGCGCTCGAGGTGACGCTCGCCAAGGCCGGCTACACCGTCGACACGGCGACGGACGCATCGGACGCGTTGACGAAGGCGGCGCTCACGCCCCCCGACCTCGTCATCCTCGACCTGATGCTCCCCGACGCCGACGGGGCGGACGTGTCGCGGCAGCTGCGCGACTGGCTGCGCGCGCCGATCCTGCTGATCTCCGCCGTCGGCGAGGAGGGCGACAAGATCCGCGCGCTCGACGCCGGTGCGGACGACTACCTGACCAAGCCGTTCGGCATCGGGGAGCTGCTCGCCCGCGTCCGTGCGCTGCTGCGGCGGTCTGAGGGCGCCGTGTCGGGGGAGCAGGTGGTCAGCGTCGGCGCGCTCTCGATCGACCTCCCCCACCGGATCGTCACGGCGGCCGGCAGCGAGGTGCACCTCACGCCGACCGAGTTCGACCTGCTGAAGGAGCTGGCGCTGGCCGACGGGCGGCCGCTCACCCACAAGATGCTGCTGCGCGCGGTATGGGGGCCGGGATACGCCCAGGAGATGCAGCTGCTGCGCACGCACATGGGCCGCCTGCGCGACAAGCTCGAGGAGCACGGCGTCCCGCGCACGTCGATCGAGACGCTGACCGGCGTCGGCTACCGCCTGCGCGGCTGA
- the dnaX gene encoding DNA polymerase III subunit gamma/tau: MSALYRTHRPQDFGQVVGQPHIVQTLRNAVELDRVAHAYLFAGPRGTGKTSMAKILAKSINCEQGPTVTPCLICESCRTIHDATAIDVIEMDAASHRGIDDIREIRDRVALRPVRGRRKVYIVDEAHMLTKEASNAVLKTLEEPPDHVVFVLCTTELAAMLPTIRSRCQRFAFQRPGLPEIAEVLRRIATAETIQIDDAAIQLVARAAAGSFRDGVTILDQLSTASSGAIGAAEVRCLLGTADEASMFRTLDLVAAGDAAGLLVFVDQLAEGGTDLASFTTGLLGHLRGLFLTQQLGRPPADLALAPHEIEQLVAQASAVPARAVVRLIDLLREVVADVKEGGDPRLPLELALVKISRPQTELALEALDQRLSQLETGAPARPAPEPAAPTPAAAAPPPPAPHPDPVAPAPAPPASPSPAASEPTVEQATQRWSDAILPEIGRRATPLHALIVRARPVSYDGSEMVVGLPASQSFAKGMIEAPQNLRLITEVVAQALGGSPRVRFVVAGGDDPQEQAEAAPAAEEQVSEDELVSRLAQEFDAHEV; the protein is encoded by the coding sequence ATGTCCGCCCTCTACCGCACACACCGACCGCAGGACTTCGGCCAGGTGGTCGGCCAGCCGCACATCGTGCAGACGCTGCGAAACGCGGTCGAGCTCGACCGCGTCGCGCACGCCTACCTGTTCGCGGGACCGCGCGGGACCGGCAAGACGTCGATGGCGAAGATCCTCGCGAAGTCGATCAACTGCGAGCAGGGCCCGACGGTCACCCCCTGCCTGATCTGCGAGTCATGCCGCACGATCCACGACGCCACGGCGATCGACGTGATCGAGATGGATGCGGCCAGCCACCGCGGGATCGACGACATCCGCGAGATCCGGGACCGGGTCGCGCTGCGCCCAGTCCGTGGCCGGAGGAAGGTGTACATCGTCGACGAGGCGCACATGCTCACCAAGGAGGCGTCGAACGCCGTCCTGAAGACGCTCGAGGAGCCGCCCGACCACGTCGTGTTCGTGCTCTGCACGACCGAGCTGGCCGCGATGCTGCCCACGATCCGCAGCCGCTGCCAGCGCTTCGCGTTCCAGCGGCCGGGGCTGCCGGAGATCGCCGAGGTGCTGCGGCGCATCGCCACCGCCGAGACGATCCAGATCGACGATGCCGCCATCCAGCTGGTCGCCCGCGCGGCCGCAGGCAGCTTCCGGGACGGCGTGACCATCCTCGACCAGCTGTCGACGGCATCCAGCGGAGCGATCGGCGCGGCGGAGGTGCGGTGCCTGCTCGGCACGGCGGACGAGGCCTCGATGTTCCGCACCCTCGACCTCGTCGCCGCGGGCGACGCGGCCGGCCTGCTCGTGTTCGTCGACCAGCTCGCGGAGGGAGGCACCGACCTCGCCTCGTTCACGACCGGCCTGCTCGGGCACCTGCGCGGGCTGTTCCTGACGCAGCAGCTCGGGCGCCCGCCGGCCGACCTGGCGCTCGCACCGCACGAGATCGAGCAGCTGGTCGCACAGGCGTCGGCCGTCCCCGCGCGGGCGGTCGTGCGGCTGATCGACCTGCTGCGCGAGGTGGTCGCCGACGTGAAGGAGGGTGGGGACCCGCGGCTGCCGCTCGAGCTGGCACTGGTGAAGATCAGCCGCCCACAGACCGAGCTCGCCCTCGAGGCGCTCGACCAGCGGCTGTCGCAGCTCGAGACCGGGGCGCCCGCGCGGCCGGCGCCCGAGCCCGCCGCTCCGACGCCCGCCGCAGCGGCGCCGCCCCCGCCGGCCCCGCATCCCGATCCGGTGGCGCCGGCACCGGCGCCTCCCGCTTCGCCGTCGCCGGCCGCCTCCGAGCCGACGGTCGAGCAGGCCACGCAGCGCTGGTCGGACGCCATCCTGCCCGAGATCGGCCGGCGCGCCACGCCGCTGCACGCCCTCATCGTGCGGGCGCGTCCCGTGTCCTACGACGGCTCCGAGATGGTCGTCGGGCTGCCCGCCTCGCAGTCGTTCGCGAAGGGCATGATCGAGGCGCCGCAGAACCTGCGGCTGATCACCGAGGTGGTGGCGCAGGCGCTGGGCGGCTCGCCCCGCGTCCGGTTCGTCGTGGCCGGCGGCGACGATCCGCAGGAGCAGGCGGAGGCGGCGCCGGCCGCCGAGGAGCAGGTGTCCGAGGACGAGCTGGTCTCGCGCCTCGCGCAGGAGTTCGACGCACACGAGGTCTGA
- a CDS encoding universal stress protein, translated as MTLMRTRETSTTRVRRGFHSILVPVNTAQPELPCDMLDLAARLATERRSAIVLVAFTQIPLWEEMDVELPGADERVQEMAKRARAVAGRYGVGVHVVAPRTREPAEMILAEARRRKAELVVLGATGPGRAAVSALLRDPVARRLAEQPGLRTMFVKPPEAA; from the coding sequence ATGACGCTGATGCGGACACGCGAGACGAGCACCACCCGGGTGCGCCGGGGCTTCCACTCGATCCTCGTTCCCGTCAACACCGCGCAGCCCGAGCTGCCATGCGACATGCTCGACCTGGCGGCCCGTCTAGCAACGGAGCGGCGCTCCGCGATCGTGCTGGTCGCGTTCACCCAGATCCCGCTCTGGGAGGAGATGGACGTCGAGCTGCCCGGGGCCGACGAGCGCGTCCAGGAGATGGCGAAGCGGGCACGCGCGGTGGCCGGGCGCTACGGCGTCGGCGTGCACGTGGTCGCGCCGCGGACGCGGGAGCCCGCCGAGATGATCCTGGCCGAGGCGCGGCGCCGCAAGGCGGAGCTGGTGGTGCTCGGGGCAACCGGCCCGGGCCGCGCCGCGGTCAGCGCGCTGCTGCGCGACCCGGTCGCCCGGCGGCTGGCCGAGCAGCCCGGCCTGCGGACGATGTTCGTCAAGCCGCCGGAGGCGGCATGA
- a CDS encoding cyclic nucleotide-binding domain-containing protein, with product MADERTEILGRVPLFDGLSEKELAAVASAAKERRYDTGDTIVGEGEGGVGFFVIAEGTARVETRGERRATLGAGASFGEVALLDEGGRRTASVIAESPLRVFALTSWQFTPLLEQHPQIAIKVAKLLARRLRETEERQAAR from the coding sequence ATGGCTGACGAGCGCACCGAGATCCTGGGACGCGTCCCGCTCTTCGACGGGCTGTCCGAGAAGGAGCTCGCCGCCGTCGCCTCCGCCGCAAAGGAGCGCCGGTACGACACCGGGGACACGATCGTCGGCGAGGGCGAGGGCGGCGTCGGCTTCTTCGTCATCGCCGAGGGCACGGCCCGCGTCGAGACCCGGGGCGAGCGCCGAGCCACCCTGGGCGCGGGCGCGTCGTTCGGCGAGGTCGCGCTGCTCGACGAGGGCGGCCGCCGCACCGCCTCGGTGATCGCGGAGTCTCCACTGCGCGTCTTCGCGCTCACATCCTGGCAGTTCACGCCGCTGCTCGAGCAGCACCCCCAGATCGCCATCAAGGTGGCGAAGCTGCTCGCCCGCCGGCTGCGTGAGACGGAGGAGCGCCAGGCAGCCAGGTGA
- a CDS encoding potassium transporter Kup translates to MKALTARSATRSVPAPAGTPGESAVGHGRTTRLGALALSVGALGVVYGDIGTSPLYTMQLVFTLHPLAPSPTHVYGALSLIFWSLLTVVTFKYVLLILRADNHGEGGIMALVALIQRAVPGRRKEVLILVGILGASLFYGDGMLTPAISVVSAVSGLQVASPSLAAQVVPFSLAILIALFLLQRFGTGTIGVLFGPIMLVWFAAIGAIGLRGVVNDPAVLRALSPSYGAAFLWNEPGAGFLSLASVFLAVTGAEAIYADMGHFGRTAITRAWLVVALPTLMLNYLGQGALVLEHPAAVSNPFFIAVPGGQTAQTAMVVLATMATVIASQAVISGAYSVTQQLVQLGFLPRMSIRHTSARIIGQIYIPLVNWALLAAVLALVIGFRDPEGLASAYGVALSAIFATNTLLAFTVFRVLWHRSLWLVIPGAAVFLTVELTFFAANLGKLFSGGWIPLAVGSVFFAVLTTWRRGRATLNRRISKGRVPLRRYLNRLVDDPPVRVPGTAVFLTSSQDTVPAALMTNVAHNHVIHEQVVLLTVETATVPTVPPSQRLRVTHHRLGFVGIVARYGYQDDPDVPAALRIADGNGLRIDVDDVSYYVNHVSLVPAGEPTMSRWRTKLFALLHQNSTPAARYFKIPPDRLLEVGMYVTM, encoded by the coding sequence ATGAAGGCGCTCACCGCACGGTCTGCGACCCGCTCGGTACCCGCGCCTGCCGGCACACCGGGCGAGAGCGCAGTCGGCCACGGACGGACGACCCGGTTGGGAGCGCTCGCGCTGTCGGTGGGCGCGCTCGGCGTCGTCTACGGAGACATCGGCACGAGCCCCCTGTACACGATGCAGCTCGTCTTCACGCTGCACCCGCTGGCCCCGAGCCCGACCCACGTGTACGGAGCGCTCTCGCTGATCTTCTGGTCGCTGCTCACGGTCGTCACCTTCAAGTACGTCCTCCTGATCCTGCGCGCCGACAACCACGGCGAGGGCGGGATCATGGCGCTGGTGGCCCTGATCCAACGGGCCGTTCCCGGGCGGCGGAAGGAGGTCCTGATCCTGGTCGGCATCCTCGGCGCGTCGCTCTTCTATGGGGACGGCATGCTGACGCCCGCGATCTCGGTCGTCTCCGCAGTGAGCGGCCTGCAGGTGGCGTCTCCGTCGCTGGCCGCGCAGGTCGTGCCGTTCTCGCTCGCGATCCTGATCGCCCTGTTCCTGCTCCAGCGCTTCGGCACGGGCACGATCGGCGTGCTGTTCGGCCCGATCATGCTCGTGTGGTTTGCGGCGATCGGCGCGATCGGCCTGCGCGGCGTGGTGAACGACCCCGCCGTGCTGCGGGCGCTGTCACCAAGCTACGGCGCGGCCTTCCTGTGGAACGAGCCGGGCGCCGGCTTCCTGTCGCTCGCATCCGTCTTCCTGGCCGTGACGGGAGCGGAGGCCATCTATGCCGACATGGGGCACTTCGGCCGCACGGCCATCACCCGCGCGTGGCTGGTCGTCGCCCTGCCGACGCTGATGCTGAACTACCTGGGGCAGGGGGCGCTCGTGCTCGAGCATCCGGCGGCCGTCTCGAATCCGTTCTTCATCGCCGTCCCCGGCGGCCAGACCGCGCAGACGGCGATGGTCGTGCTCGCCACGATGGCGACCGTGATCGCCTCGCAGGCCGTCATCTCGGGGGCGTATTCGGTGACCCAGCAGCTGGTGCAGCTCGGGTTCCTGCCGCGCATGTCGATCCGGCACACGTCCGCGCGGATCATCGGTCAGATCTACATCCCGCTCGTCAACTGGGCGCTGCTTGCGGCGGTGCTCGCACTGGTGATCGGCTTCCGCGACCCGGAGGGGCTGGCGTCGGCGTACGGCGTCGCGCTGAGCGCGATCTTCGCGACCAACACGCTGCTGGCCTTCACCGTCTTCCGCGTGCTGTGGCACAGGAGCCTGTGGCTGGTGATCCCCGGCGCCGCGGTGTTCCTCACGGTCGAGCTCACGTTCTTCGCCGCGAACCTCGGGAAGCTGTTCAGCGGTGGCTGGATCCCGCTGGCCGTTGGGTCGGTCTTCTTCGCGGTGCTGACGACGTGGCGGCGCGGCCGGGCGACCCTCAACCGCCGCATCAGCAAGGGGCGCGTGCCGCTGCGCCGGTACCTGAACCGCCTGGTGGACGATCCGCCGGTGCGCGTGCCCGGCACGGCCGTGTTCCTGACGTCGTCCCAGGACACCGTGCCCGCGGCGCTGATGACGAACGTGGCCCACAACCACGTGATCCACGAGCAGGTCGTGCTCCTGACCGTCGAGACGGCGACGGTGCCCACGGTGCCGCCCTCCCAGCGCCTGCGAGTGACCCACCACCGCCTCGGCTTCGTCGGCATCGTCGCCCGCTACGGGTACCAGGACGATCCGGACGTCCCCGCCGCGCTTCGGATCGCCGACGGCAACGGCCTGCGTATCGACGTCGATGATGTGTCGTACTACGTGAACCACGTGTCGCTCGTGCCCGCGGGCGAGCCGACCATGTCGCGGTGGCGGACGAAGCTGTTCGCGCTCCTGCACCAGAACTCGACGCCGGCGGCGCGGTACTTCAAGATCCCGCCCGACCGTCTGCTCGAGGTCGGCATGTACGTGACGATGTGA
- a CDS encoding YbaB/EbfC family nucleoid-associated protein, whose amino-acid sequence MSKMDPNKMMAQLGQMQAQMEKAQEELKTAYVEHSAGGGAVTVKVSGALEVADITIKPEAIDADDPEMLQDLLVSAVNGALAAAQQMQQQKMMGQLGGLGGLGLPGM is encoded by the coding sequence ATGAGCAAGATGGACCCGAACAAGATGATGGCCCAGCTCGGACAGATGCAGGCGCAGATGGAGAAGGCGCAGGAGGAGCTGAAGACGGCCTACGTCGAGCACAGCGCGGGCGGAGGCGCCGTCACCGTCAAGGTGTCCGGTGCGCTCGAGGTGGCTGACATCACCATCAAGCCCGAGGCGATCGACGCGGACGATCCCGAGATGCTGCAGGACCTGCTGGTCTCGGCCGTGAACGGCGCGCTTGCCGCTGCGCAGCAGATGCAGCAGCAGAAGATGATGGGCCAGCTCGGCGGGCTCGGCGGCCTCGGCCTGCCCGGCATGTAG